The following are from one region of the Capsicum annuum cultivar UCD-10X-F1 chromosome 1, UCD10Xv1.1, whole genome shotgun sequence genome:
- the LOC107877918 gene encoding 26S protease regulatory subunit 8 homolog A, with translation MASVDVGRSRMEAEREEICSAKATKQGEGLRQYYMQHIHDLQLQVRHKTHNLNRLEAQRNELNSKVRMLKEELQLLQEPGSYVGEVVKVMGKSKVLVKVHPEGKYVVDIDKTIDITKITPSTRVALRNDSYVLHLILPSKVDPLVNLMKVEKVPDSTYDMIGGLDQQIKEIKEVIELPIKHPELFESLGIAQPKGVLLYGPPGTGKTLLARAVAHHTDCTFIRVSGSELVQKYIGEGSRMVRELFVMAREHAPSIIFMDEIDSIGSARMESGSGNGDSEVQRTMLELLNQLDGFEASNKIKVLMATNRIDILDQALLRPGRIDRKIEFPNPNEESRFDILKIHSRKMNLMRGIDLKKIAEKMNGASGAELKAVCTEAGMFALRERRVHVTQEDFEMAVAKVMKKETEKNMSLRKLWK, from the exons ATGGCGTCAGTGGATGTTGGGCGGAGCAGGATGGAGGCCGAGAGAGAGGAGATTTGTTCAGCAAAAGCAACGAAGCAAGGGGAAGGGCTGAGACAGTATTATATGCAGCATATCCACGATCTCCAGCTTCAGGTCCGACACAAGACTCACAATCTCAATCGACTTGAGGCCCAACGAAATGAGCTCAATTCCAAAG TGAGAATGCTTAAGGAAGAATTACAGTTGCTTCAGGAGCCTGGATCATATGTTGGTGAAGTTGTTAAAGTGATGGGGAAGTCAAAAGTTTTAGTCAAA GTTCATCCTGAAGGAAAATATGTTGTTGACATTGATAAGACTATTGACATTACAAAGATTACTCCATCTACCAGAGTAGCCCTCCGCAATGACAGCTATGTTCTCCATCTAATTTTGCCCAGCAAAGTGGATCCGTTAGTCAACCTAATGAAAGTTGAGAAAGTGCCTGATTCCACTTATGACATGATTGGTGGCCTTGACcaacaaattaaagaaattaaagag GTTATTGAGCTTCCAATTAAACATCCTGAGCTGTTCGAGTCTCTTGGAATAGCTCAGCCTAAG GGAGTGTTGCTTTACGGGCCTCCAGGAACAGGAAAGACATTGTTGGCGAGGGCAGTTGCACATCATACTGATTGTACCTTCATTCGAGTCTCTGGTTCCGAACTGGTGCAGAAATATATAGGAGAAGGTTCTCGTATGGTGAGAGAACTCTTTGTCATGGCCAG GGAACATGCTCCTTCTATCATTTTTATGGATGAAATAGACAGTATTGGATCTGCTAGAATGGAATCAGGAAGTGGCAATGGTGATAGTGAAGTGCAGAGAACAATGTTGGAGCTTCTAAATCAACTTGATGGATTTGAGGCATCTAACAAAATTAAG GTTTTGATGGCTACAAACCGCATTGATATTCTGGATCAAGCACTCCTGAGACCTGGAAGAATTGATAGGAAGATTGAATTTCCAAATCCCAATGAAGAG TCCCGCTTCGACATTTTGAAGATCCATTCTAGGAAGATGAACTTGATGCGAGGGATTGACTTGAAGAAAATTGCTGAGAAGATGAATGGTGCTTCAGGGGCAGAACTTAAG GCTGTCTGTACAGAAGCAGGGATGTTTGCTCTAAGGGAGAGGAGGGTACACGTTACACAAGAAGATTTTGAGATGGCAGTTGCCAAGGTAATGAAGAAAGAGACGGAAAAGAATATGTCTTTGCGAAAGCTGTGGAAGTAA